From Mytilus edulis chromosome 9, xbMytEdul2.2, whole genome shotgun sequence, the proteins below share one genomic window:
- the LOC139488976 gene encoding uncharacterized protein, translating into MVGNIVLVFINYSFLAACLISGDYLTWIESASRCILADQQEILTENVSYDTSWIGGYHLTTPWVSYLGCFFKIKKLNDVSELHPKSSPAECRFDCQAYNYFALEDEHCRCLNSRNSLQTTDPQNCRSGKTKKYFQVYKSTKIKKDLQKPRHFNDQRFLCSIIKFNAKANKIFLKAEQCDNKYFVVCQTSEKEFSVIDDRNYTFAEAQQKCKMIDYYSVKDDPSLKNFTIEEKTFWTNIRRFSTQRWVDNTTDIDALKDTMKSLRYQRCLSASQKIGYPPAVRPIPCNNIIPFRCSPEDRRVNTADSLNSASNSSNTTDINTNWHKWDNEYIDRTRITDVFVTIIGRDNISKNTEQTTEDSKDSMYAGTAVALTILPISVIVIVVYIRRHRIKVVVTEPAAIGNSDNEYENVLENVNTDYHTLNLDLVGETNDYSTLQPNVPDYIEIR; encoded by the exons ATGGTGGGAAATATAGTGTTAGTCTTCATCAATTATTCGTTTTTGGCTGCTTGTTTGATTTCTGGAG ATTACCTTACATGGATCGAGAGCGCCTCCAGATGCATTCTTGCAGATCAACAGGAGATTCTAACAGAGAATGTTTCATACGATACATCATGGATAGGAGGCTATCATTTAACAACTCCGTGGGTGTCGTATCTAG GTTGTTTCttcaaaatcaagaaattaaatgACGTTTCTGAGCTTCATCCAAAGAGTTCTCCGGCAGAATGTCGTTTCGACTGTCAAGCATACAATTATTTCGCATTAGAG GATGAGCATTGCCGATGCCTTAACTCAAGAAATAGTCTACAAACGACTGATCCACAAAATTGCAGATCTGGAAAAACTAAAAAATACTTTCAAGTCTATAaatctacaaaaataaagaaag atTTACAGAAACCAAGACATTTCAATGATCAAAGATTCCTATGTTCCATTATAAAATTTAACGCAAAGGCGAATAAAATATTTCTCAAAGCTGAGCAATGTGACAATAAGTACTTCGTCGTATGTCAAACATCAGAAAAAG aATTCAGTGTGATAGACGACAGAAACTATACATTTGCAGAGGCACAgcaaaaatgtaaaatgattgACTATTACTCTGTAAAAGATGACCCAAGTCTTAAAAATTTTACTATTGAAGAAAAAACATTTTGGACAAATATTCGCAGATTTTCTACGCAAAGATGGGTTGATAACACCACCGACATTGATGCGCTGAAAG ATACTATGAAAAGCCTTAGATATCAGAGATGTTTATCCGCATCACAGAAGATTGGATACCCACCTGCTGTAAGACCAATACCTTGTAACAACATTATACCGTTCCGATGTTCTCCTGAGGATAGACGTGTAAACACAGCTGACTCATTGAATTCGG CATCAAATAGTTCTAATACTACAGACATCAACACAAATTGGCATAAATGGGATAATGAGTATATTGATAGAACAAGGATAACTGACGTTTTCGTCACCATCATTG GTAGagataatatctcaaaaaacacagagcagacaacagaggATTCAAAAG ATAGTATGTATGCTGGAACAGCAGTGGCACTGACAATATTGCCGATATCAGTGATAGTTATAGTTGTGTATATCAGAAG ACACAGAATTAAAGTTGTAGTCACGGAACCTGCAGCTATTGGCAACTCTGATAATGAATATGAAAATGTGCTAGAAAATGTCAATACAGACTATCATACGTTAAATCTGGACCTTGTTGGAGAGACAAATGATTATTCTACCCTTCAACCAAATGTTCCAGATTATATTGAAATTCGCTGA